A stretch of the Vitis riparia cultivar Riparia Gloire de Montpellier isolate 1030 chromosome 13, EGFV_Vit.rip_1.0, whole genome shotgun sequence genome encodes the following:
- the LOC117928486 gene encoding 3-ketoacyl-CoA synthase 12-like, whose translation MELLIMMILYLFPLLFLLFLLSKIANQYWRGQCSCYILRYECFKPSDERKMNSEFCGEIIKRNKNLGHQEYKFLLRAIVSSSIGEETYGPRTIIDGREDCPCLMDGIQEMEEFFYKTLDNLFEKSGISPLDVDVLVVNVSMLASVLSWSSRIINHYKMRNDIKAFNLSGMGCSASLISIDLVRRIFNSRKNSLAIVVTSESIAPNWYSGNDKSMILSNCLFRSGGCSILLTNNKALKGQSLLKLKCLIRTHMGSSDEAHSCCMQKEDDLGRKGFHLSKSLPKAANQAFTENLRELAPKALPLRELLRYTALSTFFHYTKGGFKAKLNFKTGVDHFCLHPGGTAMIDGVAKSLELSESDMEPARMTLHRFGNTSASSVWYVLGYMEAKKRLKKGDRVLMISFGAGFKCNSCMWDVVRDLEDGNVWEDCVSLYPPKTLANPFMEKYGWIYQEDPTTRGWSSW comes from the coding sequence ATGGAGCTCCTGATCATGATGATACTGTACTTATTTCCtctcctatttcttctctttctaTTATCCAAGATTGCCAATCAATATTGGAGGGGCCAGTGCAGCTGCTATATTCTGCGTTACGAGTGCTTTAAGCCATCCGATGAACGCAAAATGAACAGTGAGTTTTGTGGCGAAATTATCAAGAGAAACAAGAATCTTGGTCACCAAGAATACAAGTTTCTCCTCCGAGCCATTGTGAGCTCCAGCATTGGTGAAGAAACTTATGGCCCACGAACTATCATCGATGGCAGAGAAGACTGTCCATGTCTGATGGATGGGATCCAAGAAATGGAAGAGTTCTTCTACAAAACCCTTGATAATCTCTTCGAAAAGTCTGGCATTTCCCCATTAGATGTGGATGTGTTAGTGGTAAATGTATCGATGCTTGCATCGGTTCTTTCCTGGTCCTCCCGAATAATCAACCATTACAAGATGAGGAACGACATCAAGGCCTTCAACCTCTCGGGAATGGGATGCAGCGCAAGCCTAATATCCATTGATCTAGTCCGCAGAATCTTCAATTCTCGCAAGAATTCACTGGCCATTGTTGTCACCTCCGAGTCCATTGCTCCGAACTGGTACTCCGGCAACGACAAGTCCATGATCCTCTCCAACTGCCTCTTCCGATCAGGCGGGTGTTCGATCCTCCTAACAAACAATAAAGCCCTAAAAGGCCAGTCACTTCTAAAACTGAAGTGTTTGATTCGAACTCATATGGGCTCGAGCGATGAAGCGCACAGCTGCTGCATGCAGAAGGAAGATGACCTCGGCCGCAAAGGCTTTCACCTCAGCAAGAGCCTCCCCAAGGCTGCAAATCAAGCTTTTACCGAAAACCTTCGAGAACTCGCACCCAAGGCGCTTCCCTTAAGAGAACTTCTTCGTTACACTGCTCTATCTACATTTTTTCACTACACAAAGGGAGGATTCAAAGCGAAGTTGAATTTCAAGACGGGTGTAGATCATTTCTGCTTGCACCCGGGTGGAACGGCAATGATAGATGGAGTTGCGAAGAGCTTGGAGCTGAGTGAGAGTGATATGGAGCCTGCTAGAATGACACTGCATCGATTTGGGAACACTTCTGCGAGTAGTGTGTGGTATGTTTTGGGGTACATGGAGGCGAAGAAGAGGCTGAAGAAGGGGGATAGGGTTTTGATGATCAGTTTTGGTGCTGGGTTCAAGTGCAATAGCTGTATGTGGGACGTGGTGAGAGATTTAGAAGATGGAAATGTTTGGGAAGACTGTGTTTCACTATATCCTCCTAAAACCCTAGCCAACCCTTTCATGGAGAAGTATGGTTGGATTTATCAAGAGGATCCAACCACCAGAGGTTGGAGTTCATGGTAA